ATCCTGGATATTTAGGTTATCTTTATTTACAATGGCAACCTCCACTGGCTCTGGAAAATTCTAAGGAATGCACAATAGAATACAAATTACAGTACAGAAACATCAATAGCGAAAGATGGAAAGTAAGTAAAGCATGTACTTACAATATTAGAGTTATCATTAGATATTTACTTGTGATTCTTCTGACTACTGTGTCTACTCTAATTCTCATATTGCAATAGTTCTAATTAGTATAAAACAAACTACCATGTCTGTGTATATCTCCTATCTATCCTGCTAAATATGTTTTCACCCCATCTACTGTTAAGACTACCACTGGAGGTACAGGAAAAAAGATACTTGGTCCCATGGAATATGAACTGGAAAAGCACTTGTTTCACCATACTTTataattacttattattttagtccattttccattgctataataaaatgcctgagGATGGgtgatatataatgaaaaaaaaggtttatttggctcatagtgGTGGAGGCTGAAGGTCTAAGATTGTGTGGCCCATTTGTTCAGTCTCTGTTGAGGGACTGAAGGCTGATGGCATTACAGTGGAAGCATGTGTGAAAGGGAGGGATCACATGGTGagataggaagccagagagtgaGAAGGGACCAGTCTTAACGTTTTATAATATGACACTCTTATAGGAATTAATTGGCATCCTAAGagaattacattattttcttctgaggGCAGTGCCCCCAATAACCTAATCACCTTTTGCTACACTCTGccttttaaaggttccaccacctcccaacattgtcacactgaggaccaagcttcaAACACATGAACCCCTGGGGGATACACTCAGACCATATTTATCCATAGTACTTATAGATTTAGACATGGGTTTTATATATGCTACTGTATTATGGGTTTTTTTCTCTGTAGGAGTCAAGCAACTTGACTCCAAGTTGTGCCCCACCAAACACAACTTGGTTCTTTGCATGTATTATAGTAAGTTCTTAATGAAAGTTGATTGAATTATGAACTATTTACTTCCTTGGCAATCACGTTCATTTGAAAATTCCTGTGGTAGAAAGCATCCTGTTACTTCCATAATTCAGCTAGGTAGTTTCAAGGGACAATTCAAATAAACACTTATTTAGCAATTTTTTGTACTAGCCACTCTGTAAGATATCAGgaatataagaattaaataatatatgattcTCATCCTCCAAGAGCTTACAATTTGTCCATCTTTCTTCAGCTACCTCCAGGATTTTACTTTATGTGATTCCTGAAGGCTTCATATTATATTGGAAGGGTCAAGGGTCAAATCATTTGCCATGTAATGTACATATGGTATGTGAAAATCCTGAAATTGGTTCCAAGCTGGTTACATAGAACCTTTTTTCTCTtccagaagtttttgtttttgttttgaattagaTGCTAAGATTCAAATAATCTTATCAAACAATATGATATACAGAGGTGATTCCTGATGCAAATATTTCTGGAGCAACAGAGCAGATAATCACCAGGAGTATCTTAGATGTTGGGAACTTTCCAGGGTATCAATAACCTCTCAGTTTTATTAGTGTGGTTCACTATACCATGGCTGTTTCTAAGTTTGACTTTGTCTTGTCTTTTTATCAAACAGACCATCATTACTAAGAACCTGTATTATAAAGATGGGTTTGATCTTAACCAAGGGATTGAAGCAAAGATACGCACACTTTTGTCAAGGCAATGCACAAatggatcagaagttcaaagttcATGGTCAGAAGCTACTTACTGGACATCAGAACAAGGTTAAAACAAGGCTCCctttttacatttaatgttagCAAAACAATCTATGTAGGGAATATCTTCCTTAAATCTTGGGCACCAGAACGTATATACGATAGATCCAGTGACAGTGTGCCACAAAATAGAATCATTCTTAGTAGCGAGTGACATgcctttttgaattatttaattcagTAAAGATGTTTGACAAAAACCTATATGTTGCTGGGTgttggtggcacacgcctgtaatcccagcagctcaggaggctgaagcaggaggattgcgagttcaaagtcaacctcagcaaaagcgagatgctaagcaactcaatgagaccctgtctctaaataaaatacaaaatagggctggggatgaggctcagtggttgagtgcccctgagttcaatccctggtaccccccccaaaaaaaaaccctaaatcttAATACATTAATACAATCGCCAGTATAGGGGTCGTGTTAGTAAATGTGTATTTGCTCAACTCCTCACAGCATCATAGAATTAGCAATTTAATATTTTGGCATCTGTTAGTGTCAGTGAGTTCCAATAACTTCCTCTCAAAATATTCCCATTATGTTGATTGCTAAATGAAGTAGTGAGGCcaaaggaagtaaaataaaatttcacttgaATTTGCAAATGATTCATTATCATGTCTTTGAAGTATTCATAGTTCATTCATTTCTTAGGAACTCTGGAAACTAAAATTCAGGACATGGTTTGTGTATATTACAACTGGCAATATTTAATCTGTTCTTGGAAACCTGGCGTAGGTGCACATTTGGATACCAATTACACCTTGTTTTATTGGTAAGTATTTTTATAGTTGGAATTCCATGTTAGGAAAATATCTACCAAATCAGTCCACAATATGTTTTACTATATTTCCACTAAATTAAGTTCACTGTATTTATCAGATTTGTATTTCTGATGGTGTTGATTATAATTACTTGGAATTTTTGCCTGGcgcggtggcacatacctgtaatccctgtggctcaagaggatgaggcaggaggatcgcgagttcaaagccaacctcagcaaaagtgaggtgctgagcaacacagtgagaccctgtctctaaataaaatacaaaataatagggctggggatgtggctcagtgcagtgcccctgagttcaatcctcagtacctccccGCTAAAAAATTACTTGGGGTTTTCAATGGGAGTAAGTGGGTTTTGGCTGCAGATTCTATAAAGCATTCTATGAGTGAGATCATAGAATGTTGTTTTTATACTTGATTAAATTGTGTATCCTTTAGATAGATAGAGCTATAATCTAAAACATTTGGGTGTATTTTGTATTCTCgcctttttattttactctttttttttggaggggggtaccagggattgaacttaaccattgagctacatccccagcccttttttatatttagagacagggtcttactgaggttcttagtgcctcactaagttgctggctttgaactcatgatccttctgcctcagcctcctaagacactgggtttataggcatgcaccaccactccctgTATTCTTACccctttaaaaattagttattaaataGTATCCATTTTCTGGCTCCTTACCTTTGTTAACTGTCACTGAGGCTTTTAAACTTAAAGCCATCTTAACtcattctgtttccttctttccttgtttctttcaTAGTAGCACAATCCCAGGTACTGATATTCCTTTGCAAAGTTGCACATCTACTTTTCATTCCCCATCTCTATCATAAGAAGCTCACTTTAGTCTCCCCTAATTTTACATCTGGATGACTGTCATAGCCTCCCAAATGATGATGGCTCTGCTTCCAATCCCTCCCCTTCCAGTCTGACTCCTTGCTGTTCGTTCTGCACACTGTAGCAAGCTTTATCTTCTTACATGGCCATTTTTATATGCCACCCCTGTGTTCAAAAACCTCTGGGAGCTACAGATTGCCCCCACGGTGAATTCTAGCCTGCTCTTCAAGTCTCTGCTTCCTTTTGTCACTGCCTTTCCAATAGTACTTTCTATTATCACCAATGCGAATGTACCACTCCATTTAGATCCATCTCTACATTGTTTTCTCACCTGTGTTTATGCCCTTTTATGCCTATATATGTGTTGCCATCTGGGATGCCCTCTGGCTCTCTCTTTTACCaactcctattcatccttcaaaaCCTGTCTACTCTCCAATTTCATGGACCTTTTACTGATCATGTCAACTtctgttcaggtttttttttctctgaagtatTACTTTTTATAGCTctcaattatttattgtttagatGGTATTTAAAATTGTACATGTGTGCTTTGTCTCTTCAACTTTTTGGAGTTGGCGGgcataaattatttcttatatttcttttgaccATTTCTGGAGTGCTAATAGCActacatattaaataaatgaatgaaacaaatgaTAGCATTGGTAAATTGGTAGGTAAGTACCAGAACTTATgcatttactaaataaaataaaaattaagagaggACACAGTGCTGCAGTTTGTGAGCTTTAGGTTCAAATTATCATGACATCTTTCTTTAGAAAACTGTATGCATGACTAGGTATAAATTATTAATACTCCTGAGAACTAGATTCTAATCTCTGCTCTGGCATCATTTAACTTGTTGGCCTTGGGTGCATAATTTCCCCCTTtgggggcctcagtttcctcacctagaAGTGGATGGGTAACTTTTGAAGGTCtaaattatttgttcttaattcaacaaatattaagcaTCTACTAAGTTCCAAGATAAAAGTATGAATAAGACAAAGGAACTACTCTCTTGAATGCAATGGATCATGTTCAATGCAAATTTAACCTCACTTAGTGGAATGGGGGGAATAAATACTAACATTTTAGAGAGTGGGGAAAAGTGGGTGGCCTGGGCTTCTCCACTGGCACAAAGTAAGTCTGTAAAAAGTCAAGTCTTCCAAACTCTAATCAGGTGAACTAACCATAAGACTACAATTTTGCAAACTCTGCCTGAAGTCAATATTTGgcataaaattaatttagtaGAGTCAAGCTCTTTTCACTATCATCAGCTTCTATCTTGGCCCAATTTCAAAACAGACTTTGACTGCTTTTAAAGCAAATGTTACATTTTGCATTGCAAGCTATTTTTTTAGGAAGATAAACCAGGCATTTATTGCtttagaaatcagtatggaactGCCCACTCCTAATTCCCATTAACAGTATTACTGGAATGAGGTTAACTTAAAATGACATTTCTTGTTTAGGAGAATGGGAAAATTAGACATGTACTTGCCAAAaaacttctccttttcttccccccacccACAGTTGACTTTCTGAGATTTATATCTTAATGTGTTTTGTATACTCAGaggattttcattcattttattaaaaaaacaatattttgtaaGTCTACTTTTTGATGTGCTTTCTTTCACAATAATTTTcccagtaaaatattaaaaaggcagcATCATGCATGATGATTTATATAAACCTTAGGATTTCTTAGTaggaattttattctttgattctcAAATCCTGTTGGTGAGTCAACATGATGTAATTACATGAGTAAGAATCCTTGTTTCATCTTTGAGATTGTGTGCAGACTACTATCAGATTGTAAGCTCCATGAAATTATAGTCTATGTCTGCTTTCCCTACTATTGAATCCTTAGTACTTGTAGCATGCAGCATATACTAggtgttaaatattttgttattaaatttttttttattcacacgATTTTTTAAGATAATTGAAAATGAAGCACCATGACACTAGCAGGTACTGTTAAACACAATTCTTGCAATACTTCTTTTTACAGGTATGAGGGCTTGGAACATACATCACAGTGTGTTGATTATATCAAGTCTAATGGAGTAAATGTTGGATGCACTTTTCCCTCTTTGGAGTCATCAGACTATAAAGATTTCTTTGTCTGTGTTAATGGATCATCAGAATCCAAGCCTATCAGATCCAGCTATTACATTTTCCAACTTCAAAATATAGGTGATATAAACAAACAACTTcaaattcttcttctttgttttttttttttttcccaaccacttgagggagagagagatagaggcagacagagaatgagagaaagagagatgaagaGACTCATGGAAGTGCAAAGCCAGAAAAATCAAGGCAGTCTAGTGTATGAGGAAATATGGAAAACAGGAAATGGAATGAAGTATACAGCAtcattttcatttagaaatcTTAATTTATTTCCCAGCATCAAAGAATTTGCATATGGTACTTTGTTCAGTGTGAGTGACAGAGTAATTATGGAATCTCTTATTCCCAGGCCATGATATGCAAATGGTTGGCTATTTTCTGTTCTAACAGTGAAAAGAGTGACAGGTTCTAGGGTCAGTAGGTTTGAATGTTGAATCAACCACTTTCTAGTTGTGCAACTTTGGGTAAGTTTCTTAACATGTGTTTCAATTCCCAtattagtaaaatgaaaataataggtGACTACCTCATAGATTTAATGTGAGACATGAATGAGATCATGTTGCAGCATCCCTGTTACACTGTCTGATTGTCATAAGCACAACATAAGGGGTTAGTATTTAGTACGAGTTGTGGTAGTAATGGTTGCGGTTATTGTTTTTTAAGCTACAAACTGGGAAAATTATCAGAATGGTTTGGATCTTCTAACTTTTCTCTTGGGTTTAAATATTTATCAGCATAAGATGTATTAAAAAATGAGTTCCAAAATAGCCAAGTTTCTCAATAAACTCATTTTGATTGGCAAGTGATTATGATTTTAATTCATATCATAGGCAATAAATAATCTTGAGCCACTTCCTTTAACCCTGGATGTCCCCACCTTTGGATAAGGTTCTAATTTTAACAACCTCCATGTTAAAATGgtttccttctgcttttcagtTAAACCTTTGCCACCAGACTATCTTAATCTTACTGtgaagaatatatttgaaattaaccTGAAATGGAGCACACCTAAAGGACCCATTCCAGCTAAGTGTTTCATTTATGAAGTTGTGCTCACAGGAGATGAAACTTCCTGGATGGTAAGAACATtgaatttatttaggaaagtcaAAACATAGCATTTTTTACATAAATTAGGACACTTGAGAACACAAATCATTTACTAGtcacaaaaagaatgaaacatgACATGTATCTTAGTTTAATTTCCAGAAACTCAAATCTAGTGGACAAAAGAAAGATGTTTCCAGTCTGAAAGCATAATCAGTCATactgattttaaaacaatattggaTTTTGGAGATAATCTAGTCActtgtttccaatttttatcaATAAATGAAAGTTACCAAGGGACTAAAATGGATTGTGAAGAGGCCTcaggtaaaaataaacaaacaaaaaaacccaacacagaccaaaaaaaaaaccaattatttttggggggaccagggattgaactctgaggagcttaaccaatgagccacatccccagcctttttaatattttgtttagagataatgtcttgccaagttgctgaggctggctttgaactcatatcctcctgccccagagtgtgtcaccatgcccagcacaaaaACAATTCTTGAGGAAAAACCATGAGGTCAAAATTAGAATATGGCACTACTCCAAGGGACTGGTTTAACCAGGGAAGAGGGGCTTAGCACAGGGGAAGTAGGGAAGAGTTCTAAGACAAACTACCAAACAGCATCAACAATGTGGTATTTGTTGTTTAACCCCACATTGTTATATGCTAATTTTATTCATGGTTTCCAATTTAGAGAGTGGTGGGAAAAAGTAAGCCACTAATTCTAATTAATTCATTTCGTATACAGAGGAGAAAACTAGTTGTTGAATTGACTTACAGGTCCCAGAGAGGTGAATTGACTTCACAATCAAATTACACAGCTAGAACTGTAATCAAGATCTGATTCCCAGTTGACTTAATCTACACTACATTATGATAAGTTACAACAAATGAAAAACTGTTATTTTGGATGGGAAAAGCTTTCAGCTCTTAGAAATGCAAAATTGAAGTAATTactttagtgggttttttttccctatgaaatCACCCAATTTGAGATATTCTTGTATCTGCAATGATAGTTTCATGTCAATCCAAGTACTATTACACATGTCTTATGGAGTAacaacaagaggaaaaaaacccacctttatgtatatgaaCTCTATAGTTTCCATAGAAACCACATTTACATGATGGTTCTGTCTTTTGGAAACTCAGTGGATGTAGCATCTTCCAGTTTATAGGAACAGGAAGATTTCACACTAGTCTATTTTAATGGGCATTACAAACACCAAGGAATTTTGCCCTCTCATACATGCTGTCTTTATCATCACtttagcaaaaaattaaaatatagataaggaagggaagaaaaaaaaagattgaaaaaaccCCCACCATACAGAGAGATAATCACTTCTAGGATTATACCTTTCTATTCTTTCgatgcatatattttctttaaaaataaaagccaaaccCACATTGAAAATGACAGATGGAATTTCTTTAATTGAAATTAGATCAAATAAtgacatctcattttttttccccttggcttTTAGACCACCACAATTGAAAATGAAATCCGCATCCCGAGAACATCAAATGAAAGCCAACAACTCTGCTTTTTAATAAGAAGCAAAGTGAATATTTATTGCTCAGAAGATGGACTTTGGAGTGAGTGGAGTGACGAAGAATGCTGGATAGTAGGTATGAGCTAAAATGACAGTAACTAATTAACTGTAGCTGTTTGCTAGCAAATTAATTTTCTCTCAATGTATTTTGCAATTATGGAGAGCAATGTCTCCTGCGTAGTCTATCAATGGAGAAGAAAAGTTAGCAAACACCTCAACCAAACACAGATTTCTTGAAAGTCTAATATTCATGTAGAAATAGAAGTCTTGTTATGCACGATCctgttattttttggtactggggattgaactcagaggcattcgaccactgagccacatccccaaccctattttgtattttatttagagacagggtctcattgagttgcttagtgccttgcatttgctgaggctggctttgaactcaggatcctcctgccttagcctccctagcatctgggattacaggcatgtgccactgtgcccagcaacaaTCTTGTTTTTTTGACTGTTGGTAAAGAGAATATATTTATCATCACtatagcaaaaaaattaaaatatacgtaaggaagggaagaaaaaattattttttgtcagGGGAGGGCAGGAGACTATAGTAATCAGTATTTTCTTATGCTTTCAGATTTCAAGAGAACAGAAATCTTAAAGTAAGGCTAGGTCTATGCCTAAGAGATATTTTTCTAACAAGAAGTtatgattggggctggggatgtggctcaagcggtagcacgcttgcctggcatgcttgtggcccgggtttgatcctcagcaccacataccaacaaagatgttgtgtctgccgaaaactaaaaaataaatactaaaattctcaaaaaaaaaagaagttatgatTTGTAAAATACA
This window of the Urocitellus parryii isolate mUroPar1 chromosome X, mUroPar1.hap1, whole genome shotgun sequence genome carries:
- the Il13ra2 gene encoding interleukin-13 receptor subunit alpha-2, translated to MAFICLDLRCLFIFLICTEFSSTFSSSTEIKVNPPQDFVIVDPGYLGYLYLQWQPPLALENSKECTIEYKLQYRNINSERWKTIITKNLYYKDGFDLNQGIEAKIRTLLSRQCTNGSEVQSSWSEATYWTSEQGTLETKIQDMVCVYYNWQYLICSWKPGVGAHLDTNYTLFYWYEGLEHTSQCVDYIKSNGVNVGCTFPSLESSDYKDFFVCVNGSSESKPIRSSYYIFQLQNIVKPLPPDYLNLTVKNIFEINLKWSTPKGPIPAKCFIYEVVLTGDETSWMTTTIENEIRIPRTSNESQQLCFLIRSKVNIYCSEDGLWSEWSDEECWIVDGVWTKTMVFFVIPFIFVSFFILLITCLLLYKHKAVLKKEHYNVSSLARVKGYLLTSPFQRNFGKRNKSVTLFGINFGVLAVKSIAPDFELKSRTGQNDHCGMDNIVSKHVAGH